A window of Sphingomonas adhaesiva contains these coding sequences:
- a CDS encoding arginine N-succinyltransferase has translation MVLRAAGRHDLSALYAMAQSTGGGFVNLPPDRDKLRDRLDAADTAFGCDRDVVGDDRFLFVLEDGVEVQGTCQIFSQIGGTTPFYSYRIDRRSEACAGLDRAIETDTLTICTDHTGCSEVGGLFLRSDARAAGAGTLLARSRYLFMAMHRARFADRTIAELRGVVDADGGAPFWDGIAARFFGIGFAEADAFNAAHGTHVLAALMPQTPVLLAMLPDAARDVVGVPHPSGRAALRLLEKEGFRHDRYIDLFDGGPTVTAATDEIATIRHARTAPLRAIGAIGAIGTPGIVASGRLAAFRCCFGTVAPQDDGVAIDPVAATALGVAIGDTVTYAPR, from the coding sequence ATGGTGTTGCGTGCGGCGGGTCGGCATGATCTGTCCGCCCTCTATGCAATGGCGCAGAGCACCGGGGGCGGGTTCGTCAACCTGCCGCCCGATCGGGACAAGCTGCGCGATCGGCTGGACGCTGCCGATACCGCCTTCGGCTGCGATCGGGACGTGGTCGGCGACGATCGCTTCCTGTTCGTGCTGGAGGACGGCGTCGAGGTGCAGGGCACCTGCCAGATATTCTCGCAGATTGGCGGGACGACGCCCTTCTACAGCTATCGCATCGACCGCCGGTCCGAGGCGTGCGCGGGGCTGGACCGCGCGATCGAGACCGACACGCTGACGATCTGCACCGATCATACCGGATGCAGCGAGGTCGGCGGGCTGTTTCTGCGCAGCGACGCGCGCGCCGCCGGGGCCGGCACGCTGCTGGCGCGCAGCCGCTATCTGTTCATGGCGATGCACCGCGCACGCTTCGCCGACCGGACCATTGCCGAACTGCGTGGCGTGGTCGACGCCGATGGCGGTGCGCCGTTCTGGGACGGGATCGCCGCGCGCTTCTTCGGCATCGGCTTTGCCGAGGCCGATGCGTTCAACGCCGCGCACGGCACCCATGTCCTAGCCGCACTGATGCCACAGACGCCGGTGCTGCTGGCGATGCTGCCGGACGCCGCGCGCGACGTGGTCGGCGTGCCGCACCCGTCGGGCCGCGCAGCACTGCGGCTGCTGGAGAAGGAAGGCTTTCGCCACGACCGCTATATCGACCTGTTCGATGGCGGCCCGACCGTGACCGCCGCCACGGACGAGATCGCGACGATCCGCCACGCGCGCACCGCTCCCTTGCGGGCGATCGGTGCGATCGGTGCGATCGGTACGCCCGGCATCGTCGCCAGCGGCCGATTGGCGGCGTTCCGATGCTGCTTCGGCACCGTCGCGCCGCAGGATGACGGGGTCGCGATCGATCCCGTCGCCGCCACTGCCCTCGGCGTCGCGATCGGCGACACCGTCACCTACGCCCCGCGCTGA
- the hglS gene encoding 2-oxoadipate dioxygenase/decarboxylase HglS, which produces MPTVSTDAIRTRFSAAMSAMYRDEVPLYGDLLSIVADVNDRVLADRPALQAELRAAGELDRLGVERHGAIRLATAAELAMMRRAFAVMGMWPVGYYDLSVAGVPVHSTAFRAVDDAALAANPFRVFTSLLRLDLIEDAALRAEAAAILAERRIFTDMGVRLIERAEAQGGLDDDEADRFVAELLETFRWHGDARVDAATYDRLNAAHRLIADIVSFRGPHINHLTPRTLDIDAAQAEMQARGIKAKAVIEGPPPRAVPILLRQTSFKAIEEDVTFPGDQAGQHTARFGEIEQRGAALTPKGRALYDRLLEQARGGSQGSHAERLAAAFAAFPDTMEAMRTAGLAYFRYTLTDADGAAITGGDLDDWIAAGHVRATPIIYEDFLPVSAAGIFQSNLGSDEQRSYGASAAQAAFEAALGAAVADEFALYAGLEARSIAQVRTALRRAAA; this is translated from the coding sequence ATGCCCACCGTTTCGACCGACGCGATCCGCACCCGTTTTTCCGCCGCGATGTCGGCGATGTATCGTGACGAGGTGCCGCTCTACGGTGACCTGCTGTCGATCGTCGCCGACGTGAACGACCGCGTGCTGGCCGACCGGCCGGCATTGCAGGCCGAGCTGCGCGCAGCGGGCGAACTCGACCGGCTGGGCGTCGAACGGCACGGTGCGATCCGGCTGGCGACGGCGGCGGAACTGGCGATGATGCGGCGCGCCTTTGCGGTGATGGGGATGTGGCCGGTCGGCTATTACGACCTGTCGGTGGCGGGCGTGCCGGTGCATTCGACCGCGTTTCGGGCGGTCGACGACGCAGCGCTTGCCGCCAATCCGTTCCGCGTCTTTACCTCGCTGCTGCGGCTCGATCTGATCGAGGACGCCGCGCTCCGGGCCGAGGCGGCGGCGATCCTGGCCGAACGCCGCATCTTCACCGACATGGGCGTGCGCCTGATCGAACGCGCCGAGGCGCAAGGGGGGCTGGACGACGACGAAGCCGATCGGTTCGTCGCCGAACTGCTTGAAACCTTTCGCTGGCACGGCGACGCACGGGTCGACGCCGCAACCTATGACCGGTTGAACGCCGCGCACCGGCTGATCGCCGACATCGTGTCGTTCCGGGGGCCGCATATCAACCACCTGACCCCGCGCACGCTCGACATCGACGCCGCGCAGGCAGAGATGCAGGCACGCGGCATCAAGGCGAAGGCGGTGATCGAAGGGCCACCGCCGCGCGCCGTCCCGATCCTGCTGCGCCAGACCAGCTTCAAGGCGATCGAGGAGGACGTGACCTTTCCCGGCGACCAAGCGGGCCAGCACACCGCCCGCTTCGGCGAGATCGAACAGCGTGGCGCCGCGCTGACGCCCAAGGGCCGCGCGCTGTACGACCGGCTGCTGGAGCAGGCGCGCGGCGGATCGCAGGGCAGCCATGCCGAGCGGCTGGCGGCAGCGTTCGCCGCGTTTCCCGATACGATGGAGGCGATGCGGACGGCGGGCCTCGCCTATTTCCGCTACACCCTGACCGACGCCGACGGTGCCGCGATCACCGGCGGCGATCTCGACGACTGGATCGCTGCCGGCCATGTCCGCGCGACGCCGATCATCTACGAGGATTTCCTGCCGGTCAGCGCAGCGGGCATCTTTCAGTCGAACCTCGGCAGCGACGAACAGCGCAGTTATGGCGCATCGGCGGCACAGGCGGCGTTCGAGGCGGCGCTGGGTGCAGCGGTTGCCGACGAATTCGCGCTCTATGCCGGTCTGGAAGCACGCTCGATCGCACAGGTCCGCACCGCGCTGCGCCGGGCGGCGGCATAG
- the astD gene encoding succinylglutamate-semialdehyde dehydrogenase, with translation MSVFTSTCPATGGTVWSGPVATADDVAAAVARARAAFRGWRATALDERVALVRAYAGVLKERSDALAELIARETGKPLWETRQEVGAMIGKVELSIAAQADRAGERSSAMPFGASVLRHRPHGVMAVLGPYNFPGHLPNGHIVPALLAGNAVVFKPSELTPAVGAAMVDAWGAAGAPDGVVQVVQGARDTGAALVDAEIDGLLFTGSAATGAHFRRRFAERPDVILALELGGNNPLVVWDGDVEEAAAIVVQSAYVTTGQRCSCARRLIVPSGAYGDAVVDAVAALIPRLPIGRWDDHPEPYMGPLISDRAAQTARGQVDRLMTMGGRAIVPLGAVEGRTAAFVTPALLDMTGITAPDDEIFAPVLQIHRVASFDDAIAAANDTRFGLSAGLVTADDTLWQRFVVEARAGVVNRNRPTTGAAGAQPFGGIGDSGNHRPSAFYAADYCAYPMASFEADGAAGNWDALRPLLDVEGIARS, from the coding sequence ATGTCGGTGTTCACGTCGACCTGCCCGGCGACGGGCGGGACGGTCTGGTCCGGCCCCGTCGCCACCGCCGACGATGTCGCGGCGGCGGTCGCGCGGGCGCGGGCGGCGTTTCGCGGGTGGCGTGCGACCGCGCTCGACGAACGAGTTGCGTTGGTCCGCGCCTATGCCGGCGTGCTGAAGGAACGCAGTGACGCTTTGGCAGAACTGATCGCGCGCGAAACCGGCAAGCCGCTGTGGGAAACCAGACAGGAAGTCGGCGCGATGATCGGCAAGGTCGAATTGTCGATCGCTGCTCAGGCCGATCGCGCGGGCGAGAGATCGAGCGCGATGCCGTTCGGCGCGTCGGTGCTGCGGCATCGCCCGCATGGCGTGATGGCGGTGCTGGGGCCGTACAATTTTCCCGGCCATCTGCCCAACGGTCATATCGTGCCCGCGCTGCTCGCGGGGAACGCCGTGGTGTTCAAACCATCGGAACTGACCCCGGCGGTGGGTGCGGCGATGGTCGATGCATGGGGCGCGGCCGGAGCGCCCGACGGCGTGGTGCAAGTGGTGCAAGGCGCGCGCGACACCGGCGCGGCGCTGGTCGATGCCGAGATCGACGGATTGTTGTTCACCGGATCGGCGGCGACCGGCGCGCATTTCCGGCGGCGCTTCGCCGAGCGGCCCGACGTCATCCTCGCACTCGAACTCGGCGGCAACAACCCGCTGGTCGTGTGGGACGGCGATGTCGAGGAAGCGGCAGCAATCGTCGTGCAATCGGCCTATGTCACGACCGGACAGCGTTGTTCGTGCGCGCGACGGCTGATCGTTCCGAGCGGCGCATATGGCGATGCGGTGGTCGATGCCGTCGCGGCGCTTATCCCCCGCCTGCCGATCGGGCGCTGGGACGACCACCCCGAACCCTATATGGGGCCGCTGATTTCCGACCGTGCTGCGCAGACCGCGCGCGGACAGGTCGACCGGCTGATGACGATGGGCGGGCGTGCGATCGTGCCGCTGGGCGCGGTCGAGGGGCGTACGGCGGCATTCGTCACCCCCGCGCTGCTCGACATGACCGGCATCACCGCGCCCGATGACGAGATTTTCGCGCCGGTTCTGCAAATCCACCGGGTGGCGTCGTTCGACGATGCGATCGCGGCGGCCAACGACACCCGCTTCGGCCTTTCCGCCGGGCTGGTCACTGCCGACGATACGCTGTGGCAGCGCTTCGTGGTCGAGGCACGCGCAGGCGTGGTCAACCGCAACCGTCCGACGACCGGGGCGGCAGGTGCACAGCCGTTCGGCGGGATCGGCGATTCGGGCAACCACCGGCCGAGCGCCTTCTACGCCGCCGATTACTGCGCCTATCCGATGGCCAGTTTCGAAGCCGACGGCGCGGCCGGCAATTGGGATGCGCTGCGCCCGTTGCTGGATGTTGAAGGTATCGCCCGGTCGTGA
- a CDS encoding FAD-binding and (Fe-S)-binding domain-containing protein, with product MTDAARLFAALSTAGFAGEWDDGIGARRVASTDNSIYQVLPAAIVYPRTGGDVTTLVRALRTSGVALSLTARGGNTGTNGQSLNDGVIVDFGRHLRGIRDFDPVAGTVVVEPGVVLDQLNAFLGAHGRFFPPMVSTASRATIGGMVATDASGKGSRRWGKTSDYLVAIDLTLSDGTPWRAEPMTLAQAQAIARGTGIVADIHREVLRIVTTRADDIAATFPDMNRGLTGYNLQKTYDAATDRFFLGYLLAGSEGTLALTRSITLRVEPKPAKRALSVIRYDAFDTAMRDVQRLIAADPVAIEIIDDKVLGVARSDIIWTSVEALLGGATDIAVAAMNFVEFIGDDEATIEDGLARLTAIAPAGDCQVVRDAGQIGQLWTLREKSVGLLARLGGNRQGLPFVEDTAVPPDRLADYVAEFRALLDGHGLQYGMFGHADVGCLHVRPFLDLRDREQAALIRPISDAVAALTKRYGGLMWGEHGRGYRGEYSPLFFGSLYPELVALKAVFDPDNRLNPGKLAAPAGHRVDRIDGVSLRADADRRIADGHAQDFDRAVACNGNGACFAWDALDVMCPSYKATRDRAQSPKGRAALLRDWARLDSIADPTPAEAAERDAIERDTARSLATCLSCKACTTLCPVKVDIPTMKSRFAERTARRRPFRHHVVARMEAMLAIGRRMPALANAVLRTGMARTVLARIGYVDLPGFAPAATRPPVATPRAIGRLSPQQRAKTVVLVEDSFTASFDGNVLSAAARVLTVCGFTVLRLPARTNGKALHLIGMRDRFARIARARMAEARALTDPGVRLVGLDTATALMFAQEFTEVTGGAVDVAGLETVLADADPVGTRGGGLYRLLGHCTEQALRPQALVQWATVLARFGIEAVPTKTGCCGMAGLFGHEVANQTLSQDIFALSWQAATQDDAMLATGFSCRCQTKRMTGRRPMHPIELIDRQLRG from the coding sequence ATGACCGACGCCGCACGCCTGTTCGCCGCCCTGTCGACCGCGGGGTTCGCGGGCGAATGGGACGACGGCATCGGCGCGCGGCGGGTCGCGTCGACCGACAATTCGATCTACCAGGTGCTGCCCGCCGCGATCGTCTATCCGCGCACCGGGGGCGACGTGACCACATTGGTGCGGGCGCTGCGGACATCGGGGGTGGCGCTGTCGCTGACCGCGCGGGGCGGCAATACCGGGACCAACGGGCAATCGCTGAACGACGGGGTCATCGTCGATTTCGGCAGGCACCTGCGCGGCATCCGCGACTTCGATCCCGTGGCCGGGACGGTGGTGGTCGAACCGGGCGTGGTGCTCGACCAGCTGAACGCGTTCCTGGGTGCGCATGGCCGCTTCTTTCCGCCGATGGTATCGACCGCCAGCCGCGCGACGATCGGCGGCATGGTCGCGACCGATGCGTCGGGAAAGGGGTCGCGCCGTTGGGGCAAGACGTCGGACTATCTCGTCGCGATCGACCTGACGTTGTCCGACGGCACGCCGTGGCGCGCCGAGCCGATGACGTTGGCACAGGCGCAGGCGATCGCGCGCGGCACCGGCATCGTCGCCGATATCCACCGCGAGGTGCTGCGCATCGTCACCACGCGCGCCGATGATATCGCCGCGACTTTTCCGGACATGAACCGGGGGCTGACCGGCTATAATCTGCAAAAGACCTATGACGCGGCAACTGACCGCTTCTTCCTCGGCTATCTGCTGGCCGGATCGGAAGGGACGCTCGCGCTGACCCGTTCGATCACGCTGCGGGTCGAACCCAAGCCGGCGAAGCGTGCGCTGTCGGTGATTCGCTACGACGCGTTCGACACGGCGATGCGCGACGTACAGCGCCTGATCGCCGCCGATCCGGTCGCGATCGAGATCATCGACGACAAGGTGCTGGGCGTCGCCCGCTCCGACATCATCTGGACCAGCGTCGAGGCGCTGCTGGGCGGCGCGACCGACATAGCCGTCGCGGCGATGAACTTCGTCGAATTCATCGGCGATGACGAAGCGACCATCGAGGACGGCCTCGCCCGCCTCACCGCCATCGCGCCGGCGGGCGATTGCCAGGTGGTGCGCGACGCAGGCCAGATCGGGCAGCTCTGGACCCTGCGCGAGAAATCGGTGGGATTGCTGGCAAGACTGGGCGGCAATCGACAGGGGCTGCCTTTCGTGGAGGATACCGCCGTCCCGCCCGACCGGCTGGCCGACTATGTCGCCGAGTTTCGTGCGTTGCTCGACGGACACGGCCTGCAATACGGCATGTTCGGCCATGCCGATGTCGGCTGCCTCCACGTCCGCCCGTTCCTCGACCTGCGCGATCGCGAACAGGCGGCGCTGATCCGGCCGATCTCCGACGCGGTCGCCGCACTGACCAAACGCTATGGCGGGCTGATGTGGGGCGAACATGGTCGCGGCTATCGCGGCGAATATTCGCCGTTGTTCTTCGGCAGCCTCTATCCCGAACTGGTCGCGTTGAAGGCGGTGTTCGATCCCGACAACCGCCTCAATCCCGGCAAGCTCGCCGCCCCGGCGGGGCACCGCGTCGACCGGATCGATGGCGTAAGCCTGCGCGCCGATGCCGATCGGCGGATCGCGGACGGTCACGCGCAGGACTTCGACCGGGCGGTGGCGTGTAACGGCAATGGCGCGTGCTTCGCGTGGGACGCGCTCGATGTGATGTGCCCGTCGTACAAGGCGACGCGTGACCGGGCGCAGTCGCCCAAAGGCCGCGCAGCGCTGTTGCGGGACTGGGCACGGCTCGATTCGATCGCCGACCCGACCCCGGCCGAGGCGGCGGAGCGCGACGCGATCGAACGCGATACCGCGCGGTCACTGGCGACCTGCCTGTCATGCAAGGCGTGTACGACGCTGTGCCCGGTCAAGGTCGACATCCCGACGATGAAATCGCGGTTCGCCGAACGGACCGCCCGGCGTCGGCCGTTCAGGCACCATGTCGTCGCGCGGATGGAGGCGATGCTGGCGATCGGCCGGCGGATGCCTGCGCTCGCCAACGCCGTGCTGCGTACCGGGATGGCGCGCACGGTCCTCGCCCGGATCGGCTATGTCGACCTGCCGGGATTCGCACCCGCCGCCACGCGGCCGCCGGTCGCGACGCCCCGCGCAATAGGTCGCCTGTCACCTCAGCAGCGCGCGAAAACGGTGGTGCTGGTCGAGGACAGCTTCACCGCCAGCTTCGACGGCAACGTCCTGTCTGCCGCCGCCCGCGTGCTCACCGTCTGCGGCTTCACCGTGCTGCGACTGCCGGCGCGCACCAATGGCAAGGCGCTGCACCTGATCGGGATGCGCGACCGTTTCGCCCGCATCGCCCGCGCACGGATGGCGGAGGCACGGGCGCTGACCGATCCCGGCGTGCGGCTAGTCGGGCTCGACACCGCGACCGCGCTGATGTTCGCGCAGGAATTTACCGAGGTGACCGGCGGAGCGGTCGACGTCGCCGGCCTGGAAACCGTGCTGGCCGACGCCGACCCGGTCGGCACGCGCGGTGGCGGTCTCTACCGTCTGCTCGGCCATTGCACGGAACAGGCGCTGCGCCCGCAGGCTTTGGTGCAATGGGCAACGGTGCTGGCGCGTTTTGGGATCGAGGCTGTGCCCACCAAGACCGGCTGTTGTGGCATGGCCGGGCTATTCGGGCACGAGGTCGCCAACCAGACACTGTCGCAGGACATCTTTGCGCTCAGCTGGCAGGCAGCGACGCAGGACGACGCGATGCTCGCGACCGGGTTCTCCTGCCGCTGCCAGACGAAGCGGATGACGGGCAGGCGGCCGATGCATCCGATCGAGTTGATCGACCGGCAGCTGCGCGGTTAA
- a CDS encoding isoaspartyl peptidase/L-asparaginase gives MRGWILGAAIVLGGVTTGSPVAIAQQVTAARGFQQFVTGNPAAARMGPTAQGLMLMGGGDWDKQAFAWFAKKAGYGHILILRASGDGEGGKEMFAEMKGVASVATILFTDRKASTDPVVLAAIAKADGIFLAGGDQAKYVRFWKGTPVARALDAHVAKGKPIAGTSAGLAILGGTAYGAMDGGSIDSFRALSDPSSVAVTLVDDFLHMPRMAHIVTDTHFNERDRLGRLIAFVAKARAGGDRTAIGLGVDEKGALCVDPNGWATYHGPANTHTWLVQPDSVPVLTPGKPLDWANIRVTGIAPGGTIDLNTLKIPTPAFAGTASVVDGKLIDALLPPGGRWSLAIHGGAGVIPKGSLTPDQERAYRSGLSAALTAGSAVLAKGGSSLDAVQAAVRVLEDDPNFNAGRGAVFDAEGRNQLDAAIMDGATLRAGAVAGVSATKNPIVLARAVMEHSRHVLLTGAGADQFAREQGVEQVDPSYFRTEKRWREYQEWKRDEAHAALDPTHRFGTVGAVARDQRGHLAAATSTGGLTGKRWGRIGDSPIIGAGTYAIDKDCAMSATGTGEYFIRQSAGRQLCDRIAWRNQDVGDAARDTIAEVGEIGGDGGLIAMDGDGHVAFAMNSEGMYRGTVSSDKAARTAIYAGEADDGR, from the coding sequence ATGCGGGGATGGATATTGGGCGCGGCGATCGTCTTGGGCGGCGTCACCACGGGGAGTCCGGTCGCGATCGCGCAGCAAGTGACGGCGGCGCGCGGCTTTCAGCAATTTGTGACCGGCAATCCGGCAGCGGCACGGATGGGGCCAACGGCGCAGGGGTTGATGCTGATGGGCGGCGGCGACTGGGACAAGCAAGCGTTCGCGTGGTTCGCCAAAAAGGCGGGATACGGCCATATCCTGATCCTGCGCGCATCGGGCGATGGTGAGGGCGGCAAGGAGATGTTCGCCGAGATGAAAGGGGTCGCCTCCGTCGCGACGATCCTCTTCACCGATCGCAAGGCATCGACCGACCCGGTGGTGCTGGCGGCGATTGCCAAGGCCGACGGCATCTTCCTGGCGGGGGGCGACCAGGCGAAATATGTCCGGTTCTGGAAGGGCACGCCGGTCGCGCGCGCGCTCGACGCACATGTCGCCAAGGGCAAGCCGATCGCCGGGACCAGCGCCGGCCTCGCGATCCTCGGCGGCACCGCCTATGGTGCGATGGACGGGGGTAGCATCGATTCGTTCCGCGCGCTGTCCGACCCGTCATCCGTCGCGGTGACGCTGGTCGACGATTTCCTGCACATGCCGCGCATGGCGCATATCGTCACCGACACACATTTCAACGAACGCGACCGGCTGGGACGGCTGATCGCCTTCGTCGCGAAGGCGCGGGCGGGCGGGGACAGGACCGCGATCGGGTTGGGCGTCGACGAGAAGGGCGCGCTGTGCGTCGATCCCAATGGCTGGGCGACCTATCATGGCCCGGCGAACACGCATACATGGTTGGTGCAGCCGGACAGTGTGCCGGTGCTGACGCCGGGCAAGCCGCTCGACTGGGCGAACATCCGCGTGACGGGCATAGCGCCGGGCGGGACGATCGATCTGAACACGCTGAAGATCCCGACCCCCGCCTTTGCCGGCACCGCGTCGGTGGTCGATGGCAAGCTGATCGATGCACTGCTGCCACCCGGCGGGCGCTGGTCGCTGGCGATTCATGGCGGAGCGGGGGTTATCCCCAAGGGTTCGCTGACCCCTGACCAGGAGCGCGCGTATCGCAGCGGGCTGTCGGCGGCGTTGACGGCGGGGTCGGCGGTACTGGCGAAAGGCGGCTCCAGCCTCGACGCGGTGCAGGCGGCGGTGCGCGTGCTGGAGGACGATCCGAACTTCAACGCCGGGCGCGGTGCGGTGTTCGATGCCGAGGGCAGGAACCAGCTCGACGCGGCGATCATGGACGGAGCGACGCTGCGGGCCGGGGCGGTCGCCGGGGTCAGCGCGACGAAGAATCCGATCGTGCTCGCGCGCGCGGTGATGGAGCATAGCCGCCATGTCCTGCTGACCGGGGCCGGTGCCGACCAGTTCGCGCGCGAACAGGGGGTGGAGCAGGTCGACCCGTCCTATTTCCGCACCGAGAAGCGCTGGCGCGAATATCAGGAATGGAAGCGCGATGAGGCGCACGCCGCGCTCGACCCGACGCATCGTTTCGGGACGGTCGGGGCGGTGGCGCGCGACCAGCGCGGGCATCTGGCGGCGGCGACCTCGACTGGCGGGCTGACGGGCAAGCGCTGGGGCCGGATCGGGGATTCGCCGATCATCGGCGCGGGCACCTATGCGATCGACAAGGATTGCGCGATGTCGGCCACCGGCACCGGCGAATATTTCATCCGCCAGAGCGCGGGGCGGCAATTGTGCGACCGCATCGCATGGCGCAACCAGGATGTCGGCGACGCGGCGCGCGACACCATCGCCGAAGTGGGCGAGATCGGCGGCGATGGCGGGCTGATCGCGATGGACGGGGACGGCCACGTCGCCTTTGCGATGAACAGCGAGGGTATGTATCGCGGCACGGTTTCGAGCGATAAGGCTGCCCGTACAGCGATTTACGCGGGGGAAGCCGATGACGGTCGATAG
- a CDS encoding aspartate aminotransferase family protein: MTDPLMNLYNRAPIAVDHGEGVWLTDTEGRRYIDCVAGIATDALGHAHPKLVAALTEQAQKLWHVSNIFRIPGQEALAQRLVDASFADVVFFANTGTEAVECAIKTARRHHHVDGQPERIDVIGFAGSFHGRTYAAINASGNAGYMEGCGPRLPGFVQLSLDDATAIEETIARPTTAAVIVEPVQGEGGARALSGDWLRRLRDLTRQHGVLLIHDEVQSGMGRTGKLFAHQWFDGAEPDIMALAKALGSGFPVGACLATHHAASGMTPGIHGTTFGGNPLAMAVGIAAFDTIADDATLANARAASADFFDRLEGLRSRFPDVIAELRGKGLLIGLKMIPNNRAFMGVARDHGLLVAGGGENCVRLLPSLLITAAEVAEAVTRLEAACVAAQATLAQAA, from the coding sequence ATGACCGATCCGCTGATGAACCTGTACAACCGGGCGCCGATCGCGGTCGACCATGGCGAGGGCGTGTGGCTGACCGATACCGAGGGGCGGCGCTACATCGACTGCGTGGCCGGTATCGCCACCGACGCGCTTGGCCATGCGCATCCCAAACTGGTCGCGGCACTGACCGAACAAGCGCAAAAACTGTGGCACGTCTCCAACATCTTTCGCATCCCGGGGCAGGAGGCGCTGGCGCAGCGGCTGGTCGACGCATCGTTCGCCGATGTCGTGTTCTTCGCCAATACCGGCACCGAAGCCGTCGAATGCGCGATCAAGACCGCGCGCCGTCATCATCACGTGGACGGACAGCCCGAGCGGATCGACGTGATCGGCTTTGCGGGGTCGTTCCACGGCCGCACCTATGCCGCGATCAACGCGTCGGGCAATGCGGGATATATGGAGGGCTGCGGCCCGCGCCTGCCCGGTTTCGTGCAACTGTCGCTCGACGATGCGACGGCGATTGAGGAAACGATTGCGCGGCCAACCACGGCGGCGGTGATCGTCGAGCCGGTGCAGGGCGAGGGGGGCGCGCGGGCGCTGTCGGGCGACTGGCTGCGGCGGCTGCGCGACCTGACGCGACAGCACGGCGTGCTGCTGATCCATGACGAGGTGCAGAGCGGTATGGGGCGGACGGGCAAGCTATTCGCGCACCAGTGGTTCGACGGCGCCGAACCCGACATCATGGCGCTGGCGAAGGCATTGGGATCGGGCTTCCCGGTCGGCGCCTGCCTTGCCACTCATCATGCGGCCAGCGGTATGACGCCCGGCATCCACGGCACGACCTTTGGCGGGAATCCGCTGGCGATGGCGGTCGGCATCGCCGCGTTCGACACGATCGCCGATGACGCCACGCTTGCCAATGCGCGCGCCGCCAGCGCCGATTTCTTTGACCGGCTGGAGGGGTTGCGCAGCCGTTTTCCCGACGTGATCGCCGAGTTGCGCGGCAAGGGGCTGCTGATCGGTCTGAAGATGATCCCCAACAACCGCGCGTTCATGGGCGTGGCACGCGACCACGGGCTGCTGGTCGCGGGCGGCGGCGAGAATTGCGTGCGACTGCTGCCGTCGTTGCTCATCACGGCGGCGGAAGTGGCCGAGGCGGTGACGCGGCTGGAGGCGGCGTGTGTCGCGGCGCAGGCCACGCTGGCGCAGGCGGCGTGA
- a CDS encoding Lrp/AsnC family transcriptional regulator: MTVDSASRRELDSRLLALLRQDSRTAVSELASLLGVSRAHVYAGIARMEQDGTIDGYTVRLGDAHDRSMVHAHVMMTSRPKLIAETHDALVAIPELTSLYAIAGEYDLIAMVEAPSLKRLNDVIDAIGMLPGIDRTTSAVVLATRLRR; this comes from the coding sequence ATGACGGTCGATAGCGCCAGCAGACGCGAACTGGATTCCAGACTGCTTGCCCTGCTGCGACAGGATTCGCGGACGGCGGTGTCCGAATTGGCGAGCCTGCTCGGCGTGTCGCGCGCGCATGTCTATGCCGGGATCGCCCGGATGGAACAGGACGGGACGATCGACGGCTATACCGTGCGCCTTGGCGACGCGCACGATCGCAGCATGGTCCACGCGCATGTCATGATGACCTCGCGGCCCAAGCTGATCGCCGAGACGCACGACGCGCTGGTAGCGATCCCCGAACTCACCAGCCTGTACGCAATCGCGGGCGAATACGACCTGATTGCGATGGTCGAGGCGCCAAGCCTGAAACGGTTAAACGACGTGATCGACGCGATCGGGATGCTGCCCGGTATCGACCGGACGACATCGGCGGTGGTGCTGGCGACGCGGTTGCGGCGTTAA